In Pithys albifrons albifrons isolate INPA30051 chromosome 8, PitAlb_v1, whole genome shotgun sequence, a single window of DNA contains:
- the CPO gene encoding carboxypeptidase O has translation MWLSLGIIFSLGMLIPGKLSLKLQYDRDQVLHIVPETYQQVQHLQLLCSTLLLDLWKPLIPEDITAGEDLHIRVPAPLVQEVKHSLDQHIISYRVLIPDVQELVDQSVPREKSSHSQVREGYVYTQYHPMEEIYEWMAQIQKDYSELVTQQFLGTTFEHRPMYYLQISQPSNKPKKIIWMDCGIHAREWISPAFCQWFVKEILQNYKSDTKIRTFLQNLDLYVLPVLNIDGYIYSWETDRMWRKNRSPHQNGNCYGTDLNRNFNSSWGSIGVSFDCSSDVFCGSGPESEPETRAVAQFIQRKKSDIVCYLTIHSYGQLILSPYGSTTKPPSNNEELMQVGQKAAAALKEKYGTSYKVGPPSLILYNNSGSSRDWTHMIGIPLSYTFELRDTGTYGFLLPADQIQPTCEETMLAVRTIMDYVYQEYISDGAVVLTSSSLGLSLCVSIILTWTLS, from the exons ATGTGGCTTTCTCTTGGGATCATCTTTTCTCTGGGGATGCTAATTCCTGGAAAACTCAGCTTGAAATTGCAATATGACAG GGATCAGGTTTTGCACATTGTGCCAGAAACATATCAGCAAGTCCAGCATCTTCAGCTTCTTTGCAGTACTTTACTG CTAGATTTATGGAAGCCCCTGATTCCTGAAGACATCACAGCTGGAGAAGACCTGCACATAAGGGTCCCAGCCCCTTTGGTGCAAGAGGTGAAACACAGCTTAGATCAGCACATTATCTCTTACAG AGTCCTAATACCTGATGTGCAGGAACTTGTGGATCAGAGCGTGCCAAGGGAgaagagcagccacagccaggtcCGAGAAGGTTATGTCTACACCCAATACCATCCAATGGAAGAG ATTTATGAATGGATGGCTCAGATACAGAAGGACTACAGCGAGCTGGTCACTCAACAGTTCCTGGGGACAACATTTGAGCATCGACCAATGTATTATCTACAG ATCAGTCAACCATCAAATAAACCCAAAAAGATAATTTGGATGGACTGTGGGATTCATGCCAGAGAATGGATCTCTCCAGCCTTCTGTCAGTGGTTTGTGAAAGAA attctTCAAAATTACAAATCTGACACAAAGATAAGAACATTTCTGCAGAATTTGGACCTCTATGTCTTGCCAGTCCTCAATATTGATGGCTATATCTATTCCTGGGAAACA gATCGTATGTGGAGGAAAAACCGTTCTCCACATCAGAATGGCAACTGCTACGGAACAGATCTGAACCGAAACTTCAATTCATCCTGGGGCA GTATTGGTGTTTCTTTTGACTGCAGCAGTGATGTCTTCTGTGGATCTGGACCAGAATCAGAGCCTGAAACAAGAGCTGTGGCTCAGTTTATCCAAAGGAAGAAGAGTGACATTGTGTGCTATTTAACAATTCACTCCTACGGACAGCTGATCCTCAGTCCATATGGTTCCACAACTAAACCTCCAAGTAACAATGAAGAGCTG ATGCAAGTTGGacagaaagctgctgctgcactgaagGAAAAGTATGGGACTAGCTATAAAGTAGGACCACCCTCTTTAATTTTAT aCAATAACTCAGGCTCCTCACGGGACTGGACCCACATGATTGGCATTCCTCTTTCCTATACATTTGAACTGCGAGACACCGGAACTTATGGATTCCTTCTCCCTGCTGACCAGATCCAGCCCACATGTGAGGAGACTATGTTGGCTGTAAGAACTATCATGGACTATGTTTATCAGGAGTACATCTCAGATGGGGCTGTGGTGCTGACCTCCAGCAGCCTGGGCTTGAGCCTTTGCGTCAGTATCATACTTACATGGACTCTTTCTTAA
- the FASTKD2 gene encoding FAST kinase domain-containing protein 2, mitochondrial, producing MKISYLLNTVRYLHRYSSVLTAKSSSTTRKHILWISICRDPLGNVNFRDLFLNLFPSLHGSSLRFLSQKTDVFSTGAEVLVGEQASPSSVEAEKLDHPGSFKAKCVVDENDPFFATLQKCTCPCDALDLAAESAVSIKHYTNCLTTAWRLFKNLSEEQQRYEKQLIFEHPAFARLCQQLLRKSRRMTRGDLVFSLHAAVSLGVPQNTLLVQTLLRVCQERLNQLDNRCVSVLASTLSGMDKDKNVSALQAGLQLLVEQRISSIKDIFILQNLMKCMGKDIPVFLKKKLEMAVLKEIDHLTFPNALRVVFALVAMNYCSYPILNVCSKKIQENVHDAPLRQLILILQACHTLQYRNVKLFSALADYINSTACLWDKRLIVLFLSACETLGFQPSELMETFAEKVTEDPELLYLKNLLIVLRVYSRLNYVPRVQKHLFFETLHSCLNKCLPQISNTDLLKAVHSLCILGYLPHQALDELLQKDSKNQLILSDDLYKEQKETMLRYVKTCMELDSPSFTKPAFVLTENLSSPVSLNLRKAQEALIELLGDENMFLQNVQLPYKYHIDFEIRMDSDRKKVLPITATDDHPDSSVQRLALLFVPLSAFCVGTVHPQGKLAMKKRHLNKLGFDVILIQNKKFQEMTKEDAVEFLKGKIYSEEAFSSSEVAVQDN from the exons atgaaaataagTTATTTGTTAAATACTGTTAGATACCTGCATAGGTACAGTTCTGTGCTGACTGCCAAATCTTCCAGCACaacaagaaaacacattttgtgGATTAGCATATGCAGAGATCCCTTGGGAAATGTGAACttcagagatttatttttaaatctttttccttctctgcatgGATCATCTCTTCGCTTTCTGTCTCAGAAGACAGATGTGTTTAGCACAGGTGCAGAGGTTCTGGTGGGGGAACAGGCTTCCCCGAGCTCCGTGGAAGCTGAGAAGTTGGACCATCCTGGGAGCTTCAAAGCGAAGTGTGTGGTGGATGAGAATGACCCGTTCTTTGCCACCCTCCAGAAGTGCACCTGCCCCTGCGATGCGCTGGACTTGGCTGCGGAGTCCGCTGTTTCCATCAAGCACTACACAAACTGCTTAACCACAGCGTGGAGGCTCTTCAAAAACCtgtcagaggagcagcagcgcTACGAGAAGCAGCTGATCTTTGAGCACCCGGCCTTcgccaggctgtgccagcagctgctgcgcAAGTCGCGCAGGATGACGCGCGGGGACCTGGTGTTCAGCCTGCACGCCGCAGTGAGCCTCGGCGTGCCCCAGAACACCCTCCTCGTCCAGACTCTGCTGAGAGTGTGCCAA GAGAGGCTCAATCAACTTGATAACCGATGTGTCTCAGTTTTGGCATCCACGTTATCAGGGATGGATAAAGACAAGAATGTGAGCGCTCTTCAAGCTGGATTACA GTTACTCGTGGAGCAGCGCATTTCAAGTATCAAAGACATCTTTATTCTGCAAAACCTGATGAAATGCATGGGAAAAGATATTCCAgtctttctgaaaaagaaattggaG ATGgcagttttgaaagaaatagaTCATCTGACCTTTCCGAACGCTCTGCGCGTGGTTTTCGCTCTTGTTGCAATGAACTATTGTTCCTATCCAATCCTGAATGTCTGCAGTAAAAAGATCCagg AAAATGTCCATGATGCTCCATTACGGCAGTTAATTCTCATTTTGCAAGCTTGTCACACCCTCCAGTACCGTAATGTGAAACTGTTTTCAGCATTAGCAGACTACATTAATTCTACTGCCTGCCTTTGGGACAAAAGACTG attgtcctttttctttctgcctgtgAGACACTTGGCTTTCAGCCTAGTGAGTTGATGGAGACTTTTGCTGAGAAGGTGACAGAAGACCCTGAACTCCTTTACTTGAAAAACCTTTTGATTGTTCTCCGAGTGTATTCACGACTCAACTATGTTCCCAGAGTCCAAAAGCATCT GTTCTTTGAGACTCTCCATAGCTGCTTGAATAAATGCCTGCCTCAGATTTCCAACACAGACCTGCTGAAGGCAGTGCATTCACTTTGCATCTTAGGATACCTTCCCCATCAAGCACTTGATGAGCTGCTGCAAAAGGACAGCAAGAATCAACTTATACTGTCAG ATGATCTTTacaaagaacaaaaggaaacGATGCTTCGCTATGTGAAAACATGTATGGAACTGGACAGCCCTTCCTTCACAAAGCCTGCATTTGTGCTGACTGAGAATTTGTCCTCACCAGTATCTCTTAATCTCAGAAAGGCTCAGGAGGCACTCATAGAACTTCTGGGGGATGAGAATATGTTTCTGCAAAATGTTCAGCTGCCATATAAATATCACATTG attttgaaaTCAGAATGgattcagacagaaaaaaagtgctCCCCATAACTGCAACAGATGATCATCCTGACTCAAGTGTTCAAAG ATTAGCTCTTCTGTTTGTTCCTCTGTCTGCCTTCTGCGTGGGCACGGTGCATCCCCAAGGGAAGCTGGCAATGAAGAAGCGGCACCTAAATAAACTGGGCTTTGATGTGATTCTG ATCCAGAACAAGAAGTTTCAGGAAATGACAAAGGAAGATGCAGTTgagtttttgaaaggaaaaatttattcagaagaagctttctcttcttctgaAGTGGCTGTGcaggataattaa